Genomic window (Terriglobales bacterium):
AAGCTACGTATCCCGGGCCCAAACAGGTATTCCGGTTTCCCGCTGCTGACGGAAGCTACAGCCACGACCTGATTGCTTGTGATACGGAGCAGTACCCCGGCGCCGACGCTTTGCTTGCCCGGGTGATGATGGACGGCAAGCCGACCGCTCCTTCGCCGCCGCTCACCGAACTGCAGCAGCGTGCGCGCCGCGAGCTGTCCCGCCTGCCGGCGCGGCATCGCGCACTGCGCGATCCTGCATCGTATCCTGTAGGGATCAGCCGAGGTCTGGAGGCGCTCATGGAGGAGGTACGCAGCCGCATCCTGCCCACGGTTGCAAAGGAGGAAGGCCGATGAGGTTCGTTTTTTGGGACGAAGATACGCAAGTGGACTTCATCCATCCCGGCGGCAAGCTGTATGTGCCGGGCGCGGAAGCCATCCTGCCCAACCTGAAACGGCTCACCGACTGGGCCGTCCAGCACAAGATCCTGATTGTGGCCACCACGGACGCTCACCCACCGGATTCGGCTGAGTTCGCGAACTGGCCGCCGCATTGCGTGGTCGGCACTGCGGGACAACAAAAGGTCGCCGAGACGCGCGTACCGGATCCTTTCCTGATTCCTAACCATCCTGCTGCGGTTCCGCAGCGCGTGGAGGACTACGCGCAGGTCATCCTCGAAAAAGACAGCCTCGATAACTTCACCAACCCGAACGCGGAAGCTCTTCTGGAGCGCATCGGCAAGGATGCGCAGATCGTGCTTTATGGCGTGGTAACGGAGATCTGCGTGGCTATCGCTGCCCGCGGCCTGCTCGACCGCGGCTTCAGCCTGTGGCTGGTGCGCGACGCCGCCCATCACCTCGACCGGGCCAAGGGCCGCGCCGCCATGGAAGAGATCGAACGCCGGGGAGCAAGGCTCGTGACTACCGATCAGGTGATCGGCGAACTCGCCGTCCTCACCGCGGCTTAGTCTGACGCTTGGTCGCGGGAGCCGCGCCCGCCGCAGGCCCGAACGGCCGCGCACTCGCTATTCC
Coding sequences:
- a CDS encoding isochorismatase family cysteine hydrolase, which translates into the protein MRFVFWDEDTQVDFIHPGGKLYVPGAEAILPNLKRLTDWAVQHKILIVATTDAHPPDSAEFANWPPHCVVGTAGQQKVAETRVPDPFLIPNHPAAVPQRVEDYAQVILEKDSLDNFTNPNAEALLERIGKDAQIVLYGVVTEICVAIAARGLLDRGFSLWLVRDAAHHLDRAKGRAAMEEIERRGARLVTTDQVIGELAVLTAA